The nucleotide window GAGAACCTTCTTCATAAATTCCGCCGTAGATACACCTTCCCAGATGTTCCGTGAAATGACCGTAGATGTGTCTACTAATCGGCTTGACAACTTTTTTTGGATCAACCACTATCCTGTAGGACATACTCTTTTCCCTCCTCACTTCACGAAAGTTGGTGTTATAGAAATACCTATGATCGGCCGTTGACAGCTGAAGAGGTAAAGGAACTTTTCCAGAAAAGGTGAACTACCATGACTTATAGAAGTCATGGCTTCCCGCTTCAACCCGTGGTGGCTCGTAGACCCCTTTCGGGTTCCGCCGCCAGAGCACGGTCCACGGGCATGAACTCGGACGGTTCCCGCCCTACTGATAGCATCAAGCCGTACCTGGCAAGATTCTTCGCAGCGTTCACGTCTCTATCGTGGTGCGCTCCACATACAGGACACGTCCATTCTCTGACGCTCA belongs to Thermotoga sp. Mc24 and includes:
- a CDS encoding transposase — its product is MVQNHRLARHIHMQSWRRFLELLEYKAKRCGIEVIKTNRYYPSSQMCSECGYINKEVKDLSVREWTCPVCGAHHDRDVNAAKNLARYGLMLSVGREPSEFMPVDRALAAEPERGLRATTG